The Daucus carota subsp. sativus chromosome 9, DH1 v3.0, whole genome shotgun sequence genome window below encodes:
- the LOC108202897 gene encoding ERAD-associated E3 ubiquitin-protein ligase component HRD3A has product MLRRVKTHRKILTILTLVLCIYPVSIYSRPFVLVLSQDDLKDPSPSDPLSPEPADSNSEWDEFGDSDSKSDDELDPGTWRPIFEPESDPTRDPNWEDGYYSGVRRMMGAVSRGDVRMMEEGVGEIEEAARGGHAHGQSMMGYLYNMGVLRERSKAKGFMYHYFAAEAGNMQSKMALAYTYTRQDMHDKAVKLYAELAEVAVNSFLISKDSPVIEPVRIHNGAEENKEALRKSRGEEDEDFQILEYQAQKGNAGAMYKIGIFYYFGLRGLRRDHSKALYWFLKAVEKEEPRSMELLGEIYARGAGVERNYTKALEWLTLASKQQLYSAYNGMGYLYVKGYGVEKKNFTKAKEYFEKAADNDEAGGHYNLGVLYLKGIGVKRDVKVACKYFIIAANAGQPKAFYQLAKMFHTGVGLKKNLPMATALYKLVAERGPWSSLSRWSLEAYLKGDVGKAFLLYSRMAELGYEVAQSNAAWILDKYGERSMCMGESGFCTDAERHQIAHSLWWQASEQGNEHAALLIGDAYYYGRGTERDYDRAAEAYMHAKSQSNAQAMFNLGYMHEHGQGLPFDLHLAKRYYDQAVEIDPSAKLPVTLALGSLWVRKNCADSFLVDFIDSLPYVFPKVQLWVENVVLEEGNATILTLFVCLLTVLYLRERQRRQAVVVAGEAANLHQPNDPVAPIGL; this is encoded by the exons ATGCTCCGGCGAGTTAAAACCCATCGAAAAATCCTCACCATTCTCACACTTGTCCTCTGTATCTATCCTGTATCTATATACTCCAGACCCTTCGTCCTCGTCCTCTCTCAAGACGATCTCAAAGACCCATCTCCCTCCGATCCACTCTCGCCTGAACCGGCCGATTCCAACTCGGAATGGGACGAGTTCGGGGACTCCGATTCCAAATCCGACGACGAGCTCGACCCGGGCACATGGCGCCCCATCTTCGAGCCCGAATCCGACCCGACCCGTGACCCGAATTGGGAGGATGGTTACTACTCGGGGGTCCGGAGGATGATGGGGGCGGTGAGCAGGGGTGACGTCAGGATGATGGAAGAAGGGGTGGGGGAGATAGAGGAGGCGGCGCGTGGGGGGCACGCGCATGGGCAGTCAATGATGGGGTATTTGTATAACATGGGGGTGTTGAGAGAGAGGAGTAAAGCAAAGGGGTTTATGTATCATTATTTTGCTGCTGAGGCTGGGAATATGCAGTCGAAAATGGCGCTTGCTTATACTTATACTCGACAAGAT ATGCATGACAAAGCGGTGAAATTGTATGCTGAATTAGCAGAGGTAGCTGTAAATAGTTTTTTGATATCAAAGGACTCGCCAGTGATTGAGCCAGTCAGGATCCACAATGGGGCAGAGGAGAATAAGGAGGCTCTTAGGAAGTCTAGAGGGGAAGAAGACGAGGACTTTCAGATTTTGGAATATCAGGCACAGAAAGGGAATGCAGGAGCCATGTACAAGATTGGAATATTTTACTACTTTGGACTTAGAGGTCTTAGACGCGATCACTCCAAGGCATTGTATTGGTTTTTGAAGGCAGTGGAAAAGGAGGAGCCGAGGTCAATGGAACTTCTTGGGGAGATCTATGCAAGAGGGGCTGGAGTTGAGCGAAACTACACAAAGGCACTTGAGTGGCTAACGCTTGCATCAAAACAACAACTTTATTCAGCTTATAATGGAATGGGATACTTGTATGTTAAAGGTTATGGAGTGGAGAAGAAGAACTTTACCAAA GCAAAAGAATACTTTGAGAAAGCTGCTGACAATGATGAAGCCGGTGGGCATTACAATTTAGGGGTACTATATCTGAAAGGGATTGGAGTTAAGAGAGATGTGAAGGTAGCTTGCAAATACTTCATAATTGCTGCTAATGCAGGTCAACCAAAAGCATTCTACCAGTTGGCTAAGATGTTTCACACTGGGGTGGGGCTTAAGAAAAATCTTCCTATG GCAACTGCATTGTACAAATTAGTAGCAGAACGAGGACCTTGGAGTTCATTATCTAGATGGTCCCTCGAAGCATACCTGAAAGGTGATGTTGGAAAAGCCTTCCTTTTGTACTCAAGGATGGCAGAGTTGGGATATGAGGTGGCACAAAGTAATGCTGCCTGGATACTTGACAAGTATGGGGAAAGAAGCATGTGCATGGGAGAATCTGGATTTTGTACAGATGCAGAGAGGCATCAGATTGCCCACTCCTTGTGGTGGCAAGCTTCTGAGCAGGGTAATGAACATGCTGCACTGCTGATTGGGGATGCATATTACTATGGTCGg GGAACAGAGCGAGATTATGATCGTGCAGCAGAGGCTTATATGCATGCCAAGTCCCAGTCGAATGCCCAGGCTATGTTTAATCTGGGCTACATGCATGAACATGGTCAAGGACTTCCTTTTGATCTTCATCTTGCCAAGCGGTACTATGATCAAGCAGTAGAAATCGATCCATCAGCCAAGCTTCCTGTAACCCTTGCTCTTGGTAGCTTGTGGGTTAGAAAAAATTGTGCTGACAGTTTCCTG GTTGATTTCATAGATTCACTGCCTTACGTTTTTCCGAAAGTGCAATTGTGGGTTGAAAATGTGGTCCTGGAAGAAGGAAATGCCACAATCCTCACACTCTTTGTTTGTCTTTTGACTGTACTCTACCTTCGGGAACGACAAAGGAGGCAAGCAGTTGTCGTGGCTGGGGAGGCTGCCAATCTACATCAACCCAATGACCCCGTTGCACCTATAGGTTTGTGA